GGAGCGACTACTGTTGCGCCGCGTGGCGTCGGCGGGCGCGCGGAACAATCCCCCGCCGGCCGCGCCGCGAGCACGCCCCGCCGGGATGCGACGATGACCGCACCCGTAGCTGTTACACCGGCGCGGCGGCTCTGGATCTACACCAATTTTGACTGCAACCTGCAGTGCAGCTACTGCGTCGCCCGCTCCAGCCCGCGGGCCGAACGCCGCGTTTTGGCGCCGCACGTCTATCGCCGGCTGATCGACGAGGCGGTGTTAACCGGCGTGCGCGAGGTCTTGCTCACCGGCGGCGAGCCGTTCCTGCTGCCCGACATCGCCGAGCGCCTGAACTACGCCGCCGACCGCCTGCCGACGACGGTGCTCTCCAACGCCATGCTCTACCACGGCCGCCGGCTGGAGTCGCTGCAGCAGATCTCGCGCGAGGTCACGGTGCAGGTCAGCCTCGACGGCGGCGAGGCCGCGACGCACGATGACTACCGCGGCGCCGGCTCGTGGCAGAAGACCGTCGCCGGCATCCGCACCTTGCGGGAACTCGGCTTCACCGTCGTGATCGGCAGCACCGAGACGCCGGCCAACCGCGACTGCCTCGACGATCTGCGCGCCTTCGTCACCGCGCTCGGCATTCCGCGGGAGCGGCACTTCCTGCGGCCGCTGGCGAAGCGCGGCTTCTCTCGCGAGGGGCTTGAGCTGAGCGCGGCGGATTTGGAGCCGGAGCTGACCGTGAGCCAGGACGGCGTCTTCTGGCATCCGCTGGCGCTGGACGAAGACATGCTGCTGACGCGGCGGATCTTCCCGCTGGCGGCGGCCTGGGAGCTGCTGGCCTGCCGCTGGCAGCAGGTGCTGGCGGCGGGCGCCCTGCCGCGCCCGTTCAAGTGAGGCTAGCGCCACGGCCCCCGTGCGGGGCCAGCGAGGCGCGGGCGGCGTGGAGCGAAGGAGCAGTTGACAAATGACCAGTAGCACGAGTGTGCGGGCCTTTGTGCTGATCGAAGCCGACCAGACGCGGGTGGAGGAGCTGCGCGACACGCTGCCGCAGATCGAGCTCGACGGCTCGCGGGTCACCTCCGTCGCCATCGTGAGCGGGCCGTACGATCTGATTGCGACGGTGGAGAGCCGCGACCTAGCGCAGCTCGGCCGCTGAGTCTCGCTGGGAATAGCGGCCGCCGGCGGCGTCCGACGCACCACCACCTGTCTGATCTTCGACTGAGCGCACGTGCCGGATGGGCCGGCCGCCGCTGCGGCCGGGCCCTGTTGCGCTCGGCCGCGCCGCCGAGGAGGAG
This is a stretch of genomic DNA from Dehalococcoidia bacterium. It encodes these proteins:
- a CDS encoding radical SAM protein; its protein translation is MTAPVAVTPARRLWIYTNFDCNLQCSYCVARSSPRAERRVLAPHVYRRLIDEAVLTGVREVLLTGGEPFLLPDIAERLNYAADRLPTTVLSNAMLYHGRRLESLQQISREVTVQVSLDGGEAATHDDYRGAGSWQKTVAGIRTLRELGFTVVIGSTETPANRDCLDDLRAFVTALGIPRERHFLRPLAKRGFSREGLELSAADLEPELTVSQDGVFWHPLALDEDMLLTRRIFPLAAAWELLACRWQQVLAAGALPRPFK